A genomic window from Littorina saxatilis isolate snail1 unplaced genomic scaffold, US_GU_Lsax_2.0 scaffold_2485, whole genome shotgun sequence includes:
- the LOC138956154 gene encoding uncharacterized protein yields the protein MKTKQSKPEKGKGRQSKASQRRGKEDQSKPEKGKGRQSKASQRRGNEDKASQRRGNEDKAKQAREGEMKTKQAREGERKTKQSKPDKGKGRQSKASQRRGNEDK from the coding sequence ATGAAGACAAAGCAAAGCAAGCCAGAGAAGGGGAAAGGAAGACAAAGCAAAGCAAGCCAGAGACGGGGAAAGGAAGACCAAAGCAAGCCAGAGAAGGGGAAAGGAAGACAAAGCAAAGCAAGCCAGAGAAGGGGAAATGAAGACAAAGCAAGCCAGAGAAGGGGAAATGAAGACAAAGCAAAGCAAGCCAGAGAAGGGGAAATGAAGACAAAACAAGCCAGAGAAGGGGAAAGGAAGACAAAGCAAAGCAAGCCAGATAAGGGGAAAGGAAGACAAAGCAAAGCAAGCCAGAGAAGGGGAAATGAAGACAAATGA